A single window of Pseudanabaena sp. BC1403 DNA harbors:
- a CDS encoding nitrate ABC transporter ATP-binding protein (This model describes the ATP binding subunits of ATP-binding cassette (ABC) transporters for nitrate transport, or for bicarbonate transport, in bacteria and archaea.), with protein sequence MSAFLEIDHVSRVFKTQNGQPYVAVKDVYFEMKEGEFVSIIGHSGCGKSTVLNILSGLDKASTGGIVLEGREINEPGPDRMLVFQNHSLLPWLTVRQNIGLAVNRVLRDLPKEERRRIIQENIDLVGLSHAADKYPREISGGMKQRVGIARALSIKPKILLLDEPFGALDALTRGRLQEKLMQICDESKISAVMITHDVDEALLLSDRIIMMTNGPEAKIGQVLTVDLPHPRKRLESVNHPNYYRLRGEVVNFLDRQKQIKIERAKNKSTAAISMGNIEKTNLTIGYIPLTDCAPFAIAQEKGLFAKYGLDVTLSKENSWNDLAEGIREGRLDAAQMVTGMPLAISLGMGNKIPVPVVTSLTLSRNGNAITLSNKLHEEGVHDLASLKAYIDKFADDAYNPAIGMVHHASMHNLLLRHWLASGGIQPDQDVDVIVIPPPQMVANLMANNIIGYCVGEPWNVRAVNSNVGFVVATDLDIWRGHPEKVLGVRKDWAEQYPNTHLELVKALLEAAQFCEPLENRDEVVLTLASPNYLNIDPVYIRPGFAGPYRVSTMEAKYEKDFCQFGVGNMPSRKEHLWVLTQMARWGLISFPENHAEVIYNLLATDVYQQAAKELEIPIIEEDKTPIILADGSMFDPNDPIAALQSMPYSKFTETSYFDAVKGFASKKVAVRQ encoded by the coding sequence ATGTCTGCATTCCTAGAAATCGATCACGTCAGTCGTGTTTTTAAAACCCAAAATGGGCAACCCTATGTTGCTGTCAAAGATGTCTATTTTGAGATGAAAGAAGGCGAATTCGTCTCGATTATTGGACATTCGGGCTGCGGTAAGTCAACAGTTCTGAATATTTTGTCTGGCTTAGATAAGGCTAGTACTGGCGGTATTGTTTTAGAAGGGAGAGAAATTAATGAGCCTGGGCCCGATCGCATGTTGGTGTTCCAAAACCATTCGCTATTGCCTTGGTTAACGGTGAGGCAGAATATTGGTTTGGCGGTGAATCGAGTCTTGAGAGATTTACCTAAGGAAGAGCGTCGTCGGATTATTCAAGAAAATATTGATTTAGTAGGGTTAAGTCACGCGGCAGATAAGTACCCTAGAGAAATTTCAGGCGGTATGAAACAACGGGTGGGAATCGCTCGTGCTCTGTCGATTAAACCAAAGATTTTATTGCTAGATGAACCTTTTGGTGCGTTAGATGCCCTGACTAGAGGTCGCTTACAAGAGAAGCTAATGCAGATTTGCGACGAAAGCAAAATTTCGGCAGTGATGATCACCCATGATGTCGATGAAGCTCTGTTACTAAGCGATCGCATCATCATGATGACCAACGGGCCAGAAGCGAAAATTGGTCAGGTTCTCACCGTTGATTTACCTCATCCACGCAAAAGGCTTGAGTCAGTCAATCACCCGAACTATTATCGGCTCCGAGGCGAAGTTGTCAACTTCCTCGATCGCCAGAAACAAATCAAGATTGAACGTGCTAAGAATAAGAGCACGGCAGCGATCAGTATGGGAAATATCGAGAAAACCAATCTCACAATTGGCTATATTCCTCTTACTGATTGCGCTCCTTTTGCGATCGCCCAAGAGAAAGGATTATTTGCCAAATATGGTCTAGATGTTACGCTCTCCAAGGAAAACAGTTGGAACGATCTTGCTGAAGGAATCCGTGAAGGTCGTTTGGATGCAGCACAAATGGTCACAGGAATGCCTCTCGCCATTAGCCTCGGTATGGGGAATAAGATTCCTGTACCTGTGGTCACTTCCTTAACTTTGAGCCGTAATGGTAATGCGATTACTCTCAGCAATAAGCTTCATGAGGAAGGTGTGCATGATCTTGCTTCCCTCAAAGCATATATCGATAAATTTGCTGATGATGCGTATAATCCTGCGATCGGCATGGTACACCATGCTTCCATGCATAACTTACTCCTGCGGCATTGGCTAGCTAGTGGTGGGATTCAGCCCGATCAAGACGTAGATGTGATTGTGATTCCACCACCACAGATGGTTGCCAACCTGATGGCAAACAATATTATCGGGTACTGTGTAGGCGAACCTTGGAATGTGAGAGCTGTCAATAGTAACGTTGGTTTTGTGGTAGCTACCGATTTGGATATTTGGCGGGGACACCCAGAGAAGGTTCTTGGTGTACGTAAAGATTGGGCTGAGCAGTATCCCAATACACATTTGGAACTTGTCAAGGCTCTGTTGGAAGCAGCACAGTTCTGCGAACCATTAGAAAATCGTGATGAAGTAGTGCTGACATTGGCAAGCCCCAATTACCTCAATATCGATCCCGTTTATATTCGTCCAGGCTTTGCTGGGCCCTATCGCGTCAGCACTATGGAAGCGAAATATGAGAAAGATTTCTGCCAATTTGGTGTGGGCAATATGCCGTCACGCAAGGAGCATCTATGGGTGTTGACCCAAATGGCTCGTTGGGGATTGATTAGTTTTCCAGAGAATCACGCAGAGGTGATTTACAACTTGCTTGCCACTGATGTCTATCAGCAAGCTGCGAAGGAGCTAGAAATTCCCATCATTGAGGAAGATAAAACGCCAATTATTTTAGCTGATGGCTCAATGTTTGATCCTAACGATCCGATCGCAGCTTTACAATCTATGCCCTACTCTAAATTCACGGAAACCAGCTATTTTGATGCTGTCAAAGGTTTCGCTAGCAAAAAAGTAGCTGTTCGCCAATAG
- a CDS encoding molybdopterin oxidoreductase family protein gives MSASSPSTQSIPQIVKTLCPYCGVGCGLEVVETTNQPTVKFPDRFKVRGDRTHPSSQGMVCVKGATIAESIQKDRLLHPMMRDRLDDEFRQVSWDEALDAIVNRMQHVLSTKGADALCMYGSGQFQTEDYYTAQKLFKGCLGTNNFDANSRLCMSSAVSGYAKSFGSDGPPCCYEDLDITDCLFAIGTNTAECHPIIFNRFRKHHKKDSNVKLIVVDPRRTQTAAVADLHLAIQPGTDIDLLNGIAHLLLKWEKCDRAFIEQHTTGFAEFAEITQLYTPEFVARRCGIAINDLELAAKYWAESSRVLSIWSMGVNQSTQGTAKVQCIINLHLLTAQIGKAGSGPFSLTGQPNAMGGREAGGLAHLLPGYRFVANPQHRAELETFWGLPDGQISSQVGRTAWDIIRGLEVDEVDFLWIAATNPVVSFPDLERTKAALKRSPFTVYQDAYYPIETSAFAHVLLPATQWSEKTGTMTNSERCVTLCQAFQPPLGEARDDWSIFAEVGRRLGFADKFNFQSSADVHSEFVQITRDRPCDMTGISHAKLAKLGVMQWQASDQHPEQEQVHNKRLYTDLQFHTPDRKARFGAYHSKGVFETPDEQYPFILTTGRLYGHWHTQTRTGRIDKIRQMHPNPFIEIHPKDANKFGINNGDLVEVRSRRGSSKFPALVTEAIARGVLFVPMHWGTLWADNAEANALTHPEADPDSKQPELKACAVAIALASVD, from the coding sequence ATGTCTGCATCTAGCCCTTCTACTCAATCTATACCGCAAATCGTCAAAACCCTATGTCCCTACTGTGGTGTTGGTTGCGGCTTAGAAGTCGTGGAAACAACCAATCAACCCACAGTCAAGTTTCCCGATCGCTTTAAAGTGCGGGGCGATCGCACACATCCTTCGAGTCAAGGTATGGTCTGCGTCAAGGGCGCGACTATTGCTGAATCGATTCAAAAAGATCGGCTACTGCATCCGATGATGCGCGATCGCCTTGATGATGAATTTCGCCAAGTTAGTTGGGATGAGGCTCTGGATGCGATCGTCAATCGGATGCAGCATGTGCTCTCTACCAAAGGCGCAGATGCACTCTGTATGTATGGTTCAGGGCAATTCCAAACCGAGGATTATTACACTGCTCAAAAGTTATTTAAAGGTTGTTTAGGAACTAATAACTTTGATGCTAACTCGCGGCTTTGCATGTCATCAGCAGTTTCAGGCTATGCCAAAAGTTTCGGCTCCGATGGGCCCCCTTGTTGCTATGAAGATTTAGATATTACCGATTGTCTATTTGCGATCGGGACAAACACGGCTGAATGTCATCCGATTATTTTCAATCGCTTTCGGAAACATCACAAAAAGGATTCCAATGTTAAGCTCATCGTCGTTGATCCGCGCCGCACCCAAACCGCAGCAGTCGCTGATTTACATTTAGCGATTCAACCAGGTACAGATATCGATTTATTAAATGGTATCGCCCATTTGTTATTGAAATGGGAAAAATGCGATCGCGCTTTTATTGAGCAGCACACCACAGGTTTTGCTGAATTTGCTGAAATCACGCAACTCTATACGCCTGAATTTGTAGCGCGACGTTGTGGAATTGCTATTAACGATCTAGAACTAGCTGCTAAATATTGGGCAGAATCTTCACGAGTTCTATCCATTTGGTCAATGGGTGTCAATCAATCCACTCAAGGCACAGCAAAAGTCCAATGCATCATTAATCTACATTTGCTCACTGCTCAAATTGGTAAAGCTGGATCTGGCCCCTTCTCATTGACTGGACAGCCCAATGCGATGGGCGGAAGAGAAGCTGGCGGCTTAGCGCATTTATTACCAGGATATAGATTTGTTGCTAATCCTCAACATCGTGCTGAACTAGAAACATTTTGGGGATTGCCTGATGGTCAAATATCCAGTCAAGTCGGACGTACTGCATGGGATATAATTCGCGGCTTAGAAGTCGATGAAGTGGACTTTCTCTGGATTGCGGCGACAAATCCTGTCGTTAGTTTTCCTGATTTGGAGCGGACTAAAGCGGCTTTAAAGCGATCGCCTTTCACGGTCTATCAAGACGCATATTACCCAATCGAAACCTCTGCTTTTGCTCATGTTCTACTTCCAGCGACACAATGGAGTGAGAAGACGGGCACAATGACTAATTCCGAACGCTGTGTTACGCTCTGCCAAGCCTTTCAGCCGCCTCTCGGAGAAGCCCGCGATGATTGGTCGATTTTTGCTGAAGTTGGTCGCCGCCTCGGTTTTGCCGATAAATTTAATTTCCAATCTTCAGCAGATGTGCATTCTGAATTCGTGCAGATAACCCGCGATCGCCCCTGCGATATGACAGGAATTAGTCACGCAAAACTGGCGAAACTAGGCGTAATGCAATGGCAAGCTTCTGATCAACATCCTGAACAAGAGCAAGTTCACAATAAACGACTCTACACCGATCTCCAATTCCATACGCCCGATCGCAAAGCTAGATTTGGCGCTTATCATTCTAAAGGTGTATTTGAAACTCCTGACGAACAATATCCATTTATCCTTACCACAGGCAGACTCTACGGACATTGGCACACGCAAACCCGCACAGGGCGCATCGACAAAATCCGTCAGATGCACCCAAATCCATTTATCGAAATCCATCCCAAGGATGCCAACAAGTTTGGTATTAATAACGGCGATCTAGTAGAAGTGCGATCGCGTCGTGGCTCTTCTAAATTTCCTGCTCTGGTGACGGAGGCGATCGCCAGAGGCGTTTTATTTGTACCCATGCATTGGGGAACGCTCTGGGCAGACAATGCCGAGGCGAATGCGCTCACCCATCCCGAAGCAGATCCCGACTCGAAGCAACCAGAGTTAAAGGCTTGTGCAGTAGCGATCGCTTTAGCTAGTGTGGATTAA
- a CDS encoding type II toxin-antitoxin system RelE/ParE family toxin, giving the protein MDIAFKNKKIDKLCNNQKLLVKEFGADRAKRIRGRLDDLRAVAVLEDMRSFPGRCHELLYDRSGQLSLDLDHPYRLIFEPFHDPLPQKPDGGLDWTKVSSVTIIGIEDTHD; this is encoded by the coding sequence ATGGACATTGCATTCAAAAATAAAAAAATCGATAAGTTGTGCAATAACCAAAAACTTTTAGTCAAAGAATTTGGTGCAGATAGAGCTAAACGCATTCGCGGCCGACTTGATGATCTTCGAGCCGTTGCGGTACTGGAAGATATGCGAAGCTTTCCAGGGCGTTGTCATGAGTTACTTTATGACCGTTCGGGGCAATTGTCGCTCGATCTCGATCATCCTTATCGACTTATCTTTGAGCCATTTCACGATCCATTGCCTCAAAAGCCTGATGGTGGACTTGACTGGACGAAGGTTTCATCGGTAACAATTATTGGAATAGAGGACACCCATGATTAG
- a CDS encoding helix-turn-helix domain-containing protein yields the protein MISTIKNQPKNQYLPDYVSPPGETLIELLEDRGMSQADLADRTGRPKKTINEIINGKAAITHDTALQLERVLGIPANFWNSREQHYREFLARQQEQEHLQEQIAWLDRVPVNEMVKLNWIEKRKEKVEQLQIVLNFFGVVSPEQWDTYWNSRSLAFRKSVKFEDNRIATNAWLRKGELDAQKIECAPYQTEKFKQVLQEIRSLTVQHPKEVIAQVQQLCASAGVAIALVPSLKGVRASGVTRWLTPSKAMIQLSLRYKRDDRFWFTFFHEAGHVLQEKKRDVFIETDEKQDYDPNDPMEQDADKFAANFLIPK from the coding sequence ATGATTAGCACGATTAAAAATCAACCTAAAAATCAATATTTACCAGATTATGTTTCTCCCCCAGGTGAAACATTAATAGAGCTATTAGAAGATCGTGGCATGAGTCAAGCCGATTTAGCCGATCGCACTGGTAGACCGAAAAAGACGATCAATGAAATTATTAATGGGAAAGCTGCGATTACCCATGATACAGCTTTGCAGTTAGAGCGCGTTTTAGGCATTCCTGCTAATTTCTGGAACAGTCGAGAGCAGCACTATCGTGAGTTCTTGGCACGTCAGCAGGAGCAGGAGCATTTGCAAGAACAGATTGCTTGGCTCGATCGCGTTCCTGTCAATGAAATGGTAAAACTCAATTGGATCGAAAAACGAAAAGAGAAGGTTGAGCAGTTACAGATTGTCTTGAATTTTTTTGGTGTGGTTTCCCCTGAGCAGTGGGATACCTACTGGAATTCACGATCGCTTGCTTTCCGTAAGTCTGTCAAGTTTGAGGATAACCGCATTGCCACAAATGCTTGGTTGAGAAAGGGTGAACTTGATGCTCAAAAGATTGAGTGCGCTCCTTATCAAACAGAAAAGTTTAAGCAGGTATTGCAGGAAATCCGTAGTTTGACTGTGCAGCATCCCAAGGAAGTGATTGCTCAGGTGCAGCAGTTATGCGCCTCGGCTGGCGTAGCGATCGCTTTAGTCCCATCCCTCAAAGGGGTGAGGGCTAGTGGTGTGACTCGTTGGCTGACTCCTAGTAAGGCGATGATTCAACTCAGTTTGCGCTACAAACGGGATGATCGCTTTTGGTTTACGTTCTTTCATGAGGCGGGTCATGTGCTTCAGGAGAAAAAACGCGATGTGTTTATTGAGACGGATGAGAAACAGGATTATGATCCCAATGATCCAATGGAGCAGGATGCTGATAAGTTTGCCGCAAATTTTTTGATTCCAAAGTAG
- a CDS encoding tetratricopeptide repeat protein: MDKKGGSRSPKKVVLPEDHNSAKSGVKIAQNIQTALENPVAGGDINATITQEIENNPNKVAENIGVLAQSGSSVTINNLNVASSTPQLEANPFAPPYVRDGGLFGRADDLKQLHELLQGGKNVCVVAGMGGAGKTELVRDYAGSAECRELFAGGVFYVDVRDRQNLAAEIVTLTEWRFKSPLPKNLTLKQQVKACWDVWKRQNVKSLLILDDVSKLAENVKPYLPTSDLTSLRLLMTSRESPDSAIQKLELQELLPDPARGFLASIIGAARVEQEREQADLLCEDLGYLPLALELVGYYLIDDDNTELSLAAMRGKLQEKVNHASLSPEDMPMGISAERGVMAAFDLSWEELKPEAQYLACVLGAFASAPIDWSHVEGIYVKSQGEAFNPDNLKDRWLKSLLKLHLVKKTESGLFVLHSLLRDYFASQLNKHSDRSQILSSFIAVFVDVAKIIELYTTLAIFKRLEPQLKQIISLQNNKEDPQLAICLNGLAGLYQSQGKYGEAEPLFVHALLIREKRLGAYHPDVATSLNNLGLLYESQVKYRDAELFYLRSIEIYTRQFGVDHLTIADSFNNLAELYHTQGRYNEAQPLFVKSLSIYEKELGADHLNVAIVLNNLAELYQTQKKYSKAEPLFVKSLSIRKLRLGVDNLLVATSLNNLALLYKDQGKYNEAEPLFFQSIEILRRQLGEKHLTFANSLNNLASLYDLQKKYSESEPLYVRALEIKKLTYQGDHPEIAISMNNLALCHRFQGNYGKAEQFYVRSIQILEQTFGSNHPSTIQVSKNYMLLRNAMCESSPKNDKF; encoded by the coding sequence TTGGATAAAAAAGGAGGCAGTAGGTCGCCTAAAAAAGTAGTTCTTCCAGAAGATCATAATTCTGCAAAATCTGGTGTCAAAATAGCACAAAACATACAAACTGCTTTAGAAAATCCTGTAGCTGGTGGTGATATTAATGCAACCATCACGCAGGAAATCGAGAACAACCCAAATAAAGTAGCTGAAAATATAGGAGTGTTGGCTCAGTCGGGTAGCAGCGTAACTATTAACAACCTGAATGTTGCTAGTAGCACACCACAACTAGAAGCTAATCCCTTTGCGCCACCATATGTGCGTGATGGTGGGTTGTTTGGACGAGCGGACGATCTCAAGCAATTGCATGAGTTGTTGCAAGGTGGAAAAAATGTCTGCGTGGTAGCGGGTATGGGCGGTGCGGGTAAGACAGAACTTGTACGGGATTATGCGGGTAGTGCGGAATGTCGCGAGTTATTTGCGGGTGGGGTGTTTTATGTAGATGTGCGAGATCGCCAAAATTTAGCGGCGGAAATTGTCACTTTGACTGAGTGGCGGTTTAAGAGTCCGTTGCCCAAAAATTTGACACTGAAGCAGCAAGTTAAGGCTTGTTGGGATGTATGGAAACGTCAAAATGTAAAGTCATTGTTGATTTTAGATGATGTGTCTAAGTTGGCGGAGAATGTGAAACCCTATTTGCCAACCTCAGATTTGACATCGTTGCGCCTATTGATGACTTCGCGGGAAAGCCCAGACAGCGCTATTCAAAAGTTAGAACTACAGGAGTTATTGCCTGATCCTGCAAGGGGATTTTTGGCTTCAATTATTGGGGCGGCGCGGGTAGAACAGGAACGCGAGCAAGCCGATTTGCTTTGTGAGGATTTGGGGTATTTGCCTTTGGCGTTGGAACTGGTGGGCTATTATCTGATAGATGATGATAATACTGAATTGTCGCTGGCTGCGATGCGGGGCAAGTTACAGGAAAAGGTAAATCACGCTTCTCTTTCGCCTGAAGATATGCCGATGGGGATAAGTGCGGAAAGAGGTGTGATGGCTGCGTTTGACTTGAGTTGGGAGGAGTTGAAACCAGAAGCGCAATATCTCGCCTGTGTATTAGGGGCATTTGCATCGGCTCCGATAGATTGGAGTCATGTGGAAGGCATATATGTTAAGTCGCAAGGAGAAGCATTTAATCCTGATAATCTAAAAGATCGCTGGTTAAAATCCTTACTGAAACTACATTTAGTCAAGAAAACAGAGTCAGGTCTTTTCGTTCTACATTCTCTCCTACGAGACTATTTTGCTTCACAACTAAATAAACATAGTGATCGAAGCCAAATTTTGTCTTCTTTTATCGCTGTCTTTGTCGATGTAGCAAAAATTATCGAGTTATATACAACTCTCGCAATTTTCAAACGACTCGAACCCCAACTTAAACAAATCATCTCTCTTCAAAATAACAAGGAAGATCCGCAACTTGCTATCTGCTTGAATGGCTTGGCAGGACTATATCAATCGCAAGGTAAGTACGGAGAAGCAGAACCACTCTTTGTTCATGCTCTATTGATTCGGGAAAAAAGACTAGGAGCATATCATCCCGATGTTGCAACCAGCCTTAACAATCTAGGATTACTGTACGAATCGCAGGTGAAGTATAGAGACGCAGAATTGTTCTATTTGCGATCAATCGAAATTTATACAAGACAATTTGGCGTAGACCATCTAACTATCGCAGACAGTTTTAATAATTTGGCAGAACTATACCATACGCAAGGAAGGTACAACGAGGCACAACCTCTTTTTGTAAAATCTCTTTCAATTTATGAAAAAGAACTTGGTGCAGATCATCTTAATGTTGCTATTGTTCTTAATAATTTGGCAGAACTTTATCAAACTCAAAAGAAATATAGCAAAGCAGAACCGCTATTTGTAAAATCACTCTCAATCAGGAAACTGAGACTAGGAGTAGACAATTTGCTTGTCGCTACTAGTCTAAATAATTTGGCATTACTTTATAAAGATCAAGGGAAGTACAACGAGGCAGAACCACTCTTCTTTCAATCAATTGAGATTTTGAGACGACAGCTAGGGGAAAAACATCTTACCTTTGCTAATAGTCTAAACAATCTGGCATCACTTTACGATTTGCAGAAAAAGTATAGTGAGTCAGAACCTCTATATGTTCGAGCACTCGAAATTAAAAAACTTACATATCAAGGAGATCACCCTGAAATTGCAATAAGCATGAACAATTTAGCACTATGTCATAGATTTCAAGGAAACTACGGCAAGGCAGAACAGTTCTATGTAAGATCGATCCAGATTCTTGAACAAACCTTTGGATCTAATCATCCCAGCACGATACAAGTGAGCAAGAACTATATGCTTTTACGCAATGCGATGTGTGAATCTTCACCCAAAAACGATAAATTCTAA
- a CDS encoding type II toxin-antitoxin system PemK/MazF family toxin, with translation MNKGDIVLVPFPFTDLSQNKLRPAVVLWSTSSSNDVTLCFISSQSIENLSEGEFIIHPSDTEFSNTGLKVVSKVRVTRIVTIERSLILRRLGKLSSKHVQQLNLAMIQVFRLLDSR, from the coding sequence GTGAATAAGGGTGATATTGTCTTGGTTCCATTCCCATTTACAGATCTCAGTCAAAATAAGCTGAGACCTGCGGTTGTCCTATGGTCTACATCTTCGAGCAATGACGTTACTCTTTGTTTTATCTCATCACAAAGTATAGAGAATTTAAGTGAAGGCGAATTTATAATCCATCCATCTGATACGGAATTTAGTAATACAGGCTTAAAAGTTGTATCCAAAGTGAGAGTTACTAGAATTGTTACAATTGAGCGATCGCTGATTTTAAGACGACTAGGCAAATTAAGCAGCAAACATGTTCAACAATTAAATTTAGCCATGATTCAGGTATTTAGGCTTCTGGATAGTCGGTAA
- a CDS encoding alpha/beta fold hydrolase, protein MQSTSQTWTWRGHQIKYSVTGTGTPLVLIHGFGASIGHWKKNIPAFAEAGYQVFAIDLLGFGGSAKPALGYSLELWEELLKDFHQEFVQQPAIFIGNSIGALLALMVVTSSPEIAIGAVLLNAAGGLNHRPEELNLPLRLVMGAFAKLVSSEVTGKFVFNQVRQKRNIRNSLRQVYRNHQAIDDELVDMLYQPSCDEGAQKVFASILTAPAGPRTADLLAKLEKPLLVLWGDADPWTPINGAKVYEEAGKNKDIQLIPIPNTGHCPHDDRPEIVNALVIHWLQKLVR, encoded by the coding sequence ATGCAAAGTACTTCACAAACTTGGACATGGCGTGGACATCAAATCAAATATTCAGTCACGGGTACAGGTACGCCTCTCGTCCTAATTCATGGTTTTGGCGCATCGATCGGTCATTGGAAAAAGAATATTCCTGCATTTGCTGAGGCTGGCTATCAAGTATTTGCGATCGACTTGCTCGGCTTTGGCGGTTCGGCGAAACCCGCTTTAGGTTACTCGTTAGAGCTTTGGGAAGAACTGCTCAAGGATTTTCATCAAGAATTTGTGCAGCAACCAGCTATATTTATCGGCAATTCCATCGGTGCTTTGCTAGCGTTGATGGTGGTAACTAGTAGTCCTGAAATTGCGATCGGAGCAGTCTTACTCAATGCCGCAGGTGGCTTAAATCATCGTCCTGAAGAGTTGAATTTGCCATTACGATTGGTGATGGGTGCTTTTGCAAAATTGGTAAGCTCTGAGGTGACTGGTAAGTTTGTCTTCAACCAAGTTCGCCAAAAGCGCAATATTCGGAATTCTCTACGTCAGGTTTATCGCAATCATCAAGCGATCGATGATGAGTTGGTGGATATGCTCTATCAACCATCCTGTGATGAAGGTGCACAAAAGGTTTTTGCTTCAATTTTGACGGCTCCTGCTGGCCCCCGCACTGCCGATTTATTGGCTAAGTTAGAGAAGCCTCTATTAGTTCTTTGGGGTGATGCTGATCCTTGGACTCCAATTAATGGAGCGAAGGTTTATGAAGAAGCAGGTAAGAATAAGGATATTCAATTAATTCCCATTCCCAATACGGGGCATTGCCCCCACGATGATCGCCCTGAGATTGTGAATGCTCTGGTCATTCACTGGCTACAAAAGTTGGTTAGATAA
- the rsmD gene encoding 16S rRNA (guanine(966)-N(2))-methyltransferase RsmD, whose protein sequence is MSIRINGAGALKTSTDLSIRPTASKVRAAVFNILQTRIKGANWLDICAGSGAMGAEALVRGAANIVGIDSSAIACQIVRENWQKFAKSEQKFEIIKGDAFKTLRKLQPKYFNLVYFDPPYQSELYLPVLKALSPLLADGALVIAECDRLRPLPDVMGDLICCDRRQYGQTALVFYEKE, encoded by the coding sequence ATGTCTATTCGGATCAACGGCGCAGGTGCGCTCAAAACTTCAACTGATCTATCAATTCGACCAACCGCTAGTAAGGTTAGAGCCGCAGTTTTTAATATTTTGCAAACTCGTATCAAAGGCGCAAATTGGCTAGATATCTGTGCTGGGTCAGGCGCTATGGGGGCAGAGGCTCTAGTAAGGGGTGCAGCTAATATCGTAGGCATTGATTCGTCAGCGATCGCCTGTCAGATTGTGCGCGAAAACTGGCAGAAATTTGCGAAGTCAGAGCAAAAATTTGAAATTATTAAAGGCGATGCGTTCAAGACATTGCGGAAATTACAACCCAAATATTTTAATTTAGTTTATTTTGATCCGCCTTACCAAAGCGAGCTATACCTACCTGTGCTTAAAGCGTTATCGCCATTGCTTGCTGATGGAGCGCTAGTAATTGCCGAATGCGATCGCTTACGTCCGCTTCCTGATGTGATGGGCGATCTCATCTGTTGCGATCGCCGCCAATATGGACAAACTGCCCTAGTCTTTTACGAAAAAGAATAG